GCTTCATCTGCAGTTGCAGTTTTTCCTGTTCCTATTGCCCATATTGGTTCATAAGCTATAACCAATTTTTCCACTTGCTCTCTTGTAAGTCCTGCTAAATCTAATTTTATTTGATTATCTAGGACTTTTTCTGTAATATTTGATTCTCTTTGTGCAAGTGTTTCTCCCATACAAAGTATAGGCGAAATACTATGATTATAAGCAGCTTTAAGCTTCTTGTTTACACTTTCGTCTGTCTCATTGAAATACTGTCTTCTTTCACTATGGCCAATTATAACATAATCAACGCCCATATCTTTTAACATTCCTGGTGAAACTTCACCTGTAAAAGCACCATTTTCTTCAAAATGCATGTTTTGAGCTCCTACTTTTATATTTGATCCCTTAGCTACTTTTATTACTGCATCTAAACATAAAAATGTAGGGCAAACTACAACTTCACATTGTGCATCTTTAACTAAAGGCTTTATTTCCTCAATTAAACTTACAGCTTCACCAACAGTTTTATTCATCTTCCAATTACCTGCAATTATACCTTTTCTCATAAGAACCCTCCTAATTGTTGTTTTGTGGTAGATGTGAACTATTAATTGTTATCTCCCTCATTAGTCTTTAAAACGATTTTTTGAGGGAGGCAACAACTAATATCTAATTAAAATTTAAAATAACAAAATTTTATTTATTTATTTATTTATTTATTTGTAAGAGCTTCAATTCCTGGTAACAATTTACCCTCTAAAAATTCAAGTGACGCTCCACCACCTGTAGATATGTGAGTCATCTTATCTCCGAATCCTAATTGGTTAACTGCAGCTGCACTATCTCCACCGCCTATTACAGTAGTTCCGTCAACCTTTGACATAGCTTCAGCTACTGCTATAGTTCCCTTTGCGAAATTTGCAAATTCAAATACTCCCATTGGTCCGTTCCAAATAATAGTTTTAGCTATGCTTATAGCACCTTTATACATTTCTGCAGTCTTAGGTCCAATATCAAGTCCCATATATCCATCTGGGATATTTTGATTATCAGTTACTACTGGTTCTGCCTCAGCTGAAAATCTATTTGCAACAATGTGATCCACTGGTAACAAGAACTTAACTCCTTTAGACTCAGCTCTTTGCATCATATCTTTAGCATATTCTACTTTGTCTTCCTCAACTAGTGAACTTCCAATAGAATAACCACCAGCTTTTAAGAATGTGTAGGCCATTCCTCCACCAATTACTAAAGTATCTACTTTTTCAAGCAAATTAGCAATAACATCTATTTTATCTGAAACCTTAGCTCCACCTAAAATTGCCACGAAAGGTCTAACTGGGTTATCTACTGCTTCTCCTAAGAATTTTAATTCCTTTTGAATTAAATATCCACATACTGAAGTTTCAATAAATTGCGTTACTCCAACCGTAGAGCAATGTGCTCTATGAGCTGTTCCAAAGGCATCATTTACAAATACATCTGCAAGGGATGCGAGTTCCTTAGAAAAATTTTCACTGTTTTTAGTTTCTTCTTTTCTATATCTTGTATTTTCTAATAATAAAACATCTCCGTTTTCCATTTCTGATACGGCAGATTTCACTTTATCACTAACTACATTTGGGTCTGCTGCAAAAATTACTACTTCTCCTAGCATTTCACTTAATTTCTTAGCAACTGGTGCTAGTGAAAGCTCAGGTCTTGGCTCTCCACTTGGTTTCCCAAGGTGTGAACATAAAATAACTTTTGCTCCATTTTTAACTAAATAATTTATTGTAGGCATTGCACCTTCTAGTCTGGTTACATCTGTAATTACACCCTCACTTAATGGCACATTAAAATCACATCTAACTAAAACCCTTTTACCTTTAACCTGGATATCTTCTATAGTTTTTTTATTAAATTTCATACACATTCTCCTCTCATACTGTTTATTATACAAAACTCAGATAACTTACAATGATTATTGTTAGTATAAATTTCACTTGCTATTCCTATATTTAAAAAGGCCTGATTTCATAGATTAACTATAAAACCAAACCTTAATATTATACTTACTGTTTGCCTACAGTTAGATTATAGTATGCTAACAGTTTTATAGTAAAATTAATTCTTATAGTCTGTCTGCAACATATTTAGTTAAATCTGCGAGTCTATTTGAATAACCCCATTCATTATCATACCAAGCTACAACTTTAACCATGTTATCTCCAATAACCATAGTTGATGGTGCATCAATTATAGAAGATCTTTCGTCTCCTCTAAAATCAATTGAAACTAATGGTTCTTCACAGAATCCAAGAATTCCTTTCATTGTAGTTTCAGAAGCCTTCTTAAATGCTGCATTTATCTCTTCTGCAGTAACATTCTTTGAAAGTTCACATACTAAATCTGTACATGAAACTGTTGGAGTTGGAACTCTTAATGAGAATCCGTTTAATTTTCCTTTTAATTGTGGTAGAACTAATGCTACAGCTTTTGCAGCTCCAGTAGTAGTTGGAATCATTGATTCACAAGCAGCTCTTGCACGTCTCATATCACTATGTGGAGCATCTAATAATCTTTGATCTCCAGTATATGAATGAATTGTAGTCATTAAACCTTTAACTATTCCAAATTCTTGGTCTAAAACTTTAGCAAATGGTGCTAAACAGTTTGTTGTACATGACGCATTTGAAATTATGTTATGTTTTGCTGCATCGTACTTTTCTTCGTTAACTCCTAGTACTATTGTTATATCTTCATTTTTTGCTGGTGCTGATATAAGAACTTTTTTAACACTTCCGCCTAAATGTGCATTTGCTTTAGTAGCATCTGTAAAGAATCCTGTAGATTCTATTATTATTTCTGCTCCAAGTGAATTCCAATCTATGTTTTTTGGATCTCTTTCTGCGAATATTTTAATTTCTTTTCCATTAACAACTATTGAGCTTTCTTTAGCTTCTACAGTTCCGTTAAATTTTCCATAAAGTGAATCATATTTTAAAAGATGAGCAAGTGTTGCAGCATCTGTTAAGTCATTGATTCCTACTATCTGTAATTCTGTAGCATAGTTTGCCACTAGTGCTTTAAATACATTTCTTCCTATTCTACCAAATCCATTTATTCCTACTTTTATCATTTGACAAAACCTCCTAAATTTTTATAAAATAATTATATGTAAATATATAATTTTCTCTTTTACAAAATCATTATATAGTTTACTCTTTTTTCTCTAGAATATTTATAATTTCTTTCGCAGCTGCTTCATCAATTATTAAAACTGCGCTTGAACGATTGATTTCAGTTGCTATAATGGCTCTAGCTTTATTTTTTCCAGCTGCTACCGCAATTAGGGTTTTAATATTTTTGACATCTTCATTTTTCACCCCAATAGTAGGTGTAGAATGAACTATTTTTCCTAATTCATTGTAATAATGTCCAAAAGTCTCTCCTACAGCACCTAATTCTTTTAGGTCCTTTATATCCTCTTCCGATAGACCTCTTTTCCTAGCCATGTCTGTAGCGATTCCTATGCCATAAATAAGAACTTCGGCACTTCTGATTTTTTCAATTATGTTTTTTATTTCTTTTTCATTTAATATAGTTTCAAGTGCCGCATTGCTCAAATTATCAGGTGCATGAAGTAATTCATAATTACCCCCAATTTTATCTGCAAGTCTTGCCACTAATGTATTAGCTTGAATTTCTACGTTTCTTGCCATACCGCCTCTAGCTGGAAGCACTAAAATATTGTTATATTTATTATTTTTAGTAAAACCCTCTACAACTTGTTTAACTGTTGATCCACCTGTTATTGCAATTATACTATTATCTTTAATAATGTCCATGGCATAACTAGCAGCTACTTTTCCAAGTTCTTTAAGCACACTTTTATCGATGTCTACATCTCCAGGAACAACTATAACTTGGTGAAGATTTAAATATTTCTCAATAAACTTCTCAATTTTTGATAAGCCTTTAATCTCATGAATAAAACCTTTTAACTTATTTATAATTTCTTCTCCATCAGTTGTTATAAACATGCCTGATGCATTAACCTCAATTAAATTCTGAGATTTCAAAAAGTTTATTTCATTTCTTACTATTCTCTCGCTTATATTCATGTCATTCGCCAAAATTCTTCGTCCTATAGGTCCATCATAATATATCACTCTTAGTATATCATACCTTTTTTGGAGAAGTTCTATAAGTTCTGGCACTACCTTTTGTTGTAATTTTAATATATTCAGCACTTGAACACCTCTCTGGACTATTTAAGTCCCAGCACATATTTTTTGTTCCCACTTACATTATAGATGAAATACTAACTTTTTTAAATTAGTATTTGAAAAAAAGTTGTTAACATTTTGTTAACTAGAGGATTAATTTAATATTTCACCTAAAATCTTTTACGTTTACTAGAACTCTTAATTCCAAGTTCTTCTCTATATTTTGCTACAGTTCTTCTTGAAATATTCATACCTTCTATGTTTAATCGATTAGAAATAATTTGATCTGATAGTGGCTTCTTTTGCTCTTCGTGATCCACCATTTCCTTTATTGCGCTCTTAATATTAATTGTAGATATATCCTCTCCACCTATAACCGAGGTAATTCCGTTAGTAAATAAATCCTTTATTTTAATGATTTTACCACTATTTACGCTAACATATTTTTCTCTAATTGCCCGACTTATAGTGGATTCATGCATTTCTAAATTATTAGCAATTCTTTTAAGTGTCATTGGTTTTAAGTATTGGTCGCCGTCATCGAAATATTCCTTTTGAACCTCTAAAATCTCTTCCAAAACTCTATACACAGTATTTTTTCTTTGTTCAATGCTTTTAATAAGAAACATTGCACTATTAATTTTATCTTTTACGTATTCTACTGCCTCTGCGTCTTTTCCGCTATTAATAATTTCCTTATATAATGAATTTATATTAAGCTTTGGTAGCACATCTTCGTTCATAGAAATAAAATATTGATCATTAATCTTATTAATGTAGGCATCTGGTACAATATATTTAACCGTCTCACCAGTATAAAATCCTCTTGATGGCTTAGGCTCTAAAGTTTTTATTATGTCTACATATTTCTGAACATGAGTAATTGTAATTTTCAGTTCTTTAGCTATAACATTATATTTATTTTCTGCCAATAATTCTAAATACTCTTCAATGATTTTATAGATATTTTCATCATTATTGCCCAGGTTATATAATTGAATTTTTAAACATTCTTTTAAATTCCTAGCTCCGATTCCTTGAGGGTCTAAGGATTGGAGAATTTTAAGTGCATCTTCAGCCACTTCATTTGATATTCTAAGCTCCTTGCATATATCAGATAATTCTGCAGACAAATATCCTTTTGTATCTAAGTTTTCCACCATGTATTTGCATATGTCCAGGATTTCAGGTTTTTCAGTTAATTCTCCTATTTGCTCCATAAGATAATCTTTAAGAGATTTTTCCTGTGCAATATAATAAAAAGGTGAGACTTCTTCATTCTCAGCCTTAGAACTGTGATTTTTTACTTTGTAATCATCTTTTTCAAGATATTTAATTATTTCTTTATAATCCTTTGCTTCTTTATAATCATTTGCTTCATTGCTATTGCTTCTAGTATTTTGTAAATCTTTTTCCTCTAGCACCGGATTTTCTTGCATCTCTTTATTTACATATTGACCCAGTTCGTATGCTGACATTTGAAGAAGTTTAACAGACATCTGCATTTCTTGCGTCATTATTAATTTTTGTTCTTGGATCAAATTCAAACCAAAATTAATGTTCATTTTATCCATCACCTCATCTAAGTCAGATTATAAATATTATAACATAGCACAGTATATAAATATAGATTATGTCTTAAGGCACCTTCTATTAAAATAAAAAACTCAGCAAATGCTGAGTTTTTTTATTTTTAAAATATTACCTCGATCCTTTATCATAGGGCTTCCCACTTGCCAATGGCCCTGTGGTTTTTCCAACAAAACCTGCAAGTGCAAGCATAGTAAGTACATATGGAATAACATCGTATACTTCTGTAGGTAAATTCCAG
This DNA window, taken from Clostridium estertheticum, encodes the following:
- a CDS encoding sugar-binding transcriptional regulator, which gives rise to MLNILKLQQKVVPELIELLQKRYDILRVIYYDGPIGRRILANDMNISERIVRNEINFLKSQNLIEVNASGMFITTDGEEIINKLKGFIHEIKGLSKIEKFIEKYLNLHQVIVVPGDVDIDKSVLKELGKVAASYAMDIIKDNSIIAITGGSTVKQVVEGFTKNNKYNNILVLPARGGMARNVEIQANTLVARLADKIGGNYELLHAPDNLSNAALETILNEKEIKNIIEKIRSAEVLIYGIGIATDMARKRGLSEEDIKDLKELGAVGETFGHYYNELGKIVHSTPTIGVKNEDVKNIKTLIAVAAGKNKARAIIATEINRSSAVLIIDEAAAKEIINILEKKE
- the gap gene encoding type I glyceraldehyde-3-phosphate dehydrogenase yields the protein MIKVGINGFGRIGRNVFKALVANYATELQIVGINDLTDAATLAHLLKYDSLYGKFNGTVEAKESSIVVNGKEIKIFAERDPKNIDWNSLGAEIIIESTGFFTDATKANAHLGGSVKKVLISAPAKNEDITIVLGVNEEKYDAAKHNIISNASCTTNCLAPFAKVLDQEFGIVKGLMTTIHSYTGDQRLLDAPHSDMRRARAACESMIPTTTGAAKAVALVLPQLKGKLNGFSLRVPTPTVSCTDLVCELSKNVTAEEINAAFKKASETTMKGILGFCEEPLVSIDFRGDERSSIIDAPSTMVIGDNMVKVVAWYDNEWGYSNRLADLTKYVADRL
- a CDS encoding phosphoglycerate kinase, with amino-acid sequence MKFNKKTIEDIQVKGKRVLVRCDFNVPLSEGVITDVTRLEGAMPTINYLVKNGAKVILCSHLGKPSGEPRPELSLAPVAKKLSEMLGEVVIFAADPNVVSDKVKSAVSEMENGDVLLLENTRYRKEETKNSENFSKELASLADVFVNDAFGTAHRAHCSTVGVTQFIETSVCGYLIQKELKFLGEAVDNPVRPFVAILGGAKVSDKIDVIANLLEKVDTLVIGGGMAYTFLKAGGYSIGSSLVEEDKVEYAKDMMQRAESKGVKFLLPVDHIVANRFSAEAEPVVTDNQNIPDGYMGLDIGPKTAEMYKGAISIAKTIIWNGPMGVFEFANFAKGTIAVAEAMSKVDGTTVIGGGDSAAAVNQLGFGDKMTHISTGGGASLEFLEGKLLPGIEALTNK
- the tpiA gene encoding triose-phosphate isomerase, with translation MRKGIIAGNWKMNKTVGEAVSLIEEIKPLVKDAQCEVVVCPTFLCLDAVIKVAKGSNIKVGAQNMHFEENGAFTGEVSPGMLKDMGVDYVIIGHSERRQYFNETDESVNKKLKAAYNHSISPILCMGETLAQRESNITEKVLDNQIKLDLAGLTREQVEKLVIAYEPIWAIGTGKTATADEANETIGFIRKTVGAMFGSDVSEKLRIQYGGSVKPSTISEQMGKSDIDGGLIGGASLKAEDFAGIVNY
- the rpoN gene encoding RNA polymerase factor sigma-54: MNFGLNLIQEQKLIMTQEMQMSVKLLQMSAYELGQYVNKEMQENPVLEEKDLQNTRSNSNEANDYKEAKDYKEIIKYLEKDDYKVKNHSSKAENEEVSPFYYIAQEKSLKDYLMEQIGELTEKPEILDICKYMVENLDTKGYLSAELSDICKELRISNEVAEDALKILQSLDPQGIGARNLKECLKIQLYNLGNNDENIYKIIEEYLELLAENKYNVIAKELKITITHVQKYVDIIKTLEPKPSRGFYTGETVKYIVPDAYINKINDQYFISMNEDVLPKLNINSLYKEIINSGKDAEAVEYVKDKINSAMFLIKSIEQRKNTVYRVLEEILEVQKEYFDDGDQYLKPMTLKRIANNLEMHESTISRAIREKYVSVNSGKIIKIKDLFTNGITSVIGGEDISTINIKSAIKEMVDHEEQKKPLSDQIISNRLNIEGMNISRRTVAKYREELGIKSSSKRKRF